One genomic segment of Arenicella xantha includes these proteins:
- a CDS encoding ABC transporter permease, whose product MQTIPIVNLVIILIPSLLVIGLLWFWSAGAKTALYALARMVLQLIAIGYALTYLFTTKQAALVLGALTIMLLVSAWIALRSVPNRRINLYWRALLATFIVNVALLILTTQFVLDSQPWFQPNLVIPLAGMIFAVGMNAISLFAERFYAELANQSETQARQIAYSATLIPTINSLFAVGLVSLPGMMTGQILSGVSPLIAVRYQIMIMLLLFASSGLSAASFYYLIRSKPQR is encoded by the coding sequence ATGCAAACCATCCCAATTGTTAATCTAGTCATCATCCTGATACCTAGCTTGCTGGTAATCGGACTTTTATGGTTTTGGTCCGCCGGTGCGAAAACCGCGCTATATGCCTTGGCTCGAATGGTGTTGCAACTAATCGCAATTGGCTACGCACTGACCTATTTGTTTACCACCAAACAAGCCGCTCTGGTACTCGGTGCCTTGACTATCATGTTACTCGTATCGGCATGGATTGCTTTGCGTTCAGTACCAAACCGGCGCATAAACTTATATTGGCGCGCACTACTCGCGACCTTCATAGTAAATGTTGCGCTACTTATTCTAACCACGCAATTTGTTTTAGACAGCCAGCCATGGTTCCAACCCAACTTAGTAATTCCACTGGCCGGAATGATCTTTGCGGTAGGAATGAATGCAATCAGTCTATTTGCCGAACGATTCTATGCAGAACTAGCAAATCAAAGCGAGACACAAGCTCGCCAAATTGCATATTCGGCCACATTGATTCCGACCATCAATTCCTTATTTGCTGTCGGTTTAGTCTCTCTGCCTGGCATGATGACTGGGCAAATCCTCTCCGGCGTATCACCATTAATAGCGGTACGCTACCAGATTATGATAATGCTGCTTCTCTTCGCCTCGTCCGGTTTGTCGGCCGCGTCGTTTTATTACCTAATTCGATCAAAGCCCCAGCGGTGA